The proteins below are encoded in one region of Syntrophales bacterium:
- a CDS encoding Crp/Fnr family transcriptional regulator, protein MKPEEFLKGVQLFESLSPEDCERLAASLRRRSLKKGETLFRKGDDGTSLYIVKEGRIKIVLPSEMGDEAVLAVFSAGDFFGEMALMDGMPRSADAVALEPSELLALNRNDFITFLGNNEKAMQAILSHLSMRLRKTDDSLEDAYFLNISARFAKKLVELAKTHGERDGDIIQIGLRLSQKDLASMIGATRESVNKELRVLREKGLVSTEKGTLRILDLARLERRAKL, encoded by the coding sequence ATGAAACCGGAGGAATTTCTAAAAGGTGTTCAGTTGTTTGAGTCTCTTAGCCCGGAGGATTGTGAACGCCTTGCTGCCTCACTGAGACGGCGGTCTTTGAAGAAGGGAGAAACACTTTTTAGAAAGGGGGATGATGGGACCTCGCTTTATATTGTAAAAGAGGGGCGTATCAAAATTGTGCTTCCCTCCGAGATGGGGGATGAGGCTGTTCTGGCGGTCTTTTCTGCAGGGGATTTCTTTGGAGAAATGGCTCTTATGGACGGGATGCCGCGTTCGGCTGATGCTGTAGCACTCGAACCATCTGAATTACTTGCTCTGAATAGAAATGATTTTATCACATTCCTGGGGAATAATGAAAAAGCGATGCAGGCGATCCTTTCCCATCTTTCAATGCGTTTACGCAAGACTGATGATTCTTTAGAAGATGCTTATTTTCTCAATATTTCCGCAAGATTTGCGAAAAAGCTCGTTGAATTAGCCAAAACGCATGGTGAACGGGATGGCGATATTATACAGATTGGCTTGCGTCTGAGCCAGAAGGATCTTGCCAGCATGATAGGTGCTACCAGAGAAAGCGTTAACAAGGAACTGAGGGTGTTGCGTGAAAAGGGGCTGGTCAGTACTGAAAAGGGTACTCTCCGTATTCTTGACCTGGCGCGTCTCGAAAGACGTGCAAAACTGTAA
- a CDS encoding dTDP-4-dehydrorhamnose 3,5-epimerase family protein has product MIEGVMIKKLKVIPDERGRLMEILRRDDKMFREFGQVYMTTANPGVVKGWHYHKKQYDNMTVVKGMMKIVLYDSRNDSSTHGEINELFVGEFNPVLVHIPPYVYHGFKCVSIEEAIVVNTPTEVYNYDEPDEFRIDPHSNDIPYDWSRKDG; this is encoded by the coding sequence ATGATTGAAGGTGTGATGATTAAGAAATTGAAGGTGATACCGGATGAGCGGGGGAGGTTGATGGAAATACTCCGCCGGGATGATAAGATGTTCCGGGAATTCGGTCAGGTGTATATGACAACCGCCAATCCTGGTGTAGTGAAGGGGTGGCATTATCATAAAAAACAGTACGACAACATGACGGTTGTCAAGGGTATGATGAAGATTGTCCTGTACGATAGCCGCAATGATTCCAGTACCCATGGTGAAATCAATGAACTCTTTGTCGGGGAGTTCAACCCTGTTCTTGTTCATATTCCGCCATATGTGTATCACGGCTTTAAGTGTGTATCTATCGAGGAAGCCATTGTGGTTAATACTCCAACAGAGGTTTACAATTACGACGAACCTGACGAATTCAGGATAGACCCCCACAGCAACGATATTCCATACGACTGGAGCAGGAAAGACGGATAA
- the ribD gene encoding bifunctional diaminohydroxyphosphoribosylaminopyrimidine deaminase/5-amino-6-(5-phosphoribosylamino)uracil reductase RibD — translation MTDEFYMKRALKLARKGEGRVSPNPMVGAVIVKDGRIIGEGYHKKFGGNHAEINAINSASEAIEGTILYVTMEPCSHYGKTPPCTDRIVEVRPQRVVIGTTDPNPMVSGRGIDILKQHGIETDVGILEEECRELNEIFLKFIRTKTPFITLKFAQTIDGRIATSTGHSRWISSEPSLKFAHKLRSLHDGIMVGAGTILTDDPELTVRHARGKNPLRIVVDSTLRIQANARVLKNQESAKTIIATTQHCNKENLRHLTDSGIETLIINSKNQKHVDLKKLLAELGKKEISSVLVEGGSEIITSFLKEKIADRIIIITAPKIIGTGIPSVGDLGITKIDDSIKLSVRKVSRKGDDIIVDSRL, via the coding sequence TTGACAGACGAATTCTACATGAAAAGAGCTCTGAAACTTGCCAGAAAGGGAGAAGGCCGTGTAAGCCCCAATCCGATGGTGGGTGCGGTCATAGTGAAAGATGGCAGGATTATTGGCGAAGGATACCATAAGAAATTCGGGGGGAACCACGCCGAAATTAATGCCATAAACAGCGCTTCAGAAGCCATTGAAGGCACAATCCTCTACGTGACAATGGAACCATGCAGCCATTACGGCAAGACTCCACCTTGTACGGACAGGATCGTCGAAGTCAGACCCCAAAGGGTTGTCATCGGAACCACTGACCCCAACCCGATGGTCTCCGGCAGAGGCATAGACATCCTCAAGCAACACGGGATAGAAACAGACGTAGGAATACTTGAAGAGGAATGCAGGGAGCTCAATGAAATATTTTTAAAATTTATACGGACAAAGACTCCATTTATAACTCTGAAATTTGCCCAGACCATCGACGGTAGAATCGCTACGTCAACCGGACATTCAAGGTGGATTAGCTCAGAACCTTCCTTAAAATTCGCCCATAAACTTAGAAGCCTCCACGACGGTATCATGGTCGGCGCAGGAACAATTCTCACGGATGACCCGGAACTTACCGTACGCCACGCGAGGGGCAAAAACCCGCTTCGGATTGTGGTCGACTCAACGCTTCGCATACAGGCAAACGCACGTGTACTGAAGAACCAGGAGAGCGCAAAGACAATTATCGCAACTACCCAACACTGCAACAAAGAAAATTTGAGGCATTTAACAGATTCGGGAATAGAAACTCTTATCATCAATAGCAAGAATCAGAAGCATGTCGACCTGAAAAAGCTTTTGGCCGAACTGGGGAAGAAAGAAATCTCTTCTGTTCTGGTAGAAGGGGGTTCCGAAATAATTACCTCCTTTTTGAAAGAAAAAATCGCCGACAGGATTATAATAATCACGGCTCCAAAGATAATCGGAACAGGAATTCCATCGGTAGGTGATTTGGGAATTACAAAAATTGATGATTCGATTAAGCTCTCCGTAAGAAAAGTTTCAAGAAAAGGGGATGACATTATTGTTGATTCGAGGCTATAA
- a CDS encoding sugar phosphate nucleotidyltransferase: protein MKGVVLAGGLGSRMHPLTKVTNKHLLPVYREPMIHYPIRILVNAGIDEILIVTGGNNAGDFLKLLGNGKEFGLKHINYTYQEGEGGIAAALGLAEFFADNGKIMVVLGDNIIENNIKKAAEAFKEQREGARIMLKEVPDPQRFGVPVFEGDRIVGIEEKPSVPKSSYAVIGIYMYDSRVFDFIKTLKPSERGELEITDVNNFYIREGKMMWDILDGWWSDAGTFESLRYAGNMVAETGANKL from the coding sequence ATGAAAGGTGTTGTTTTGGCAGGTGGTTTGGGGAGCAGGATGCATCCACTGACGAAAGTTACCAACAAGCATCTTCTCCCGGTATACAGGGAACCGATGATCCATTATCCGATCAGGATTCTGGTTAATGCCGGTATAGATGAGATATTGATAGTGACCGGTGGGAATAATGCCGGTGATTTTCTTAAACTCTTGGGGAACGGCAAGGAGTTTGGCCTGAAACACATAAATTACACATACCAGGAAGGGGAGGGGGGAATAGCGGCGGCCCTCGGTCTCGCGGAATTCTTTGCGGATAACGGAAAAATCATGGTTGTTCTTGGCGACAATATTATTGAGAATAATATCAAAAAAGCGGCCGAGGCCTTTAAAGAACAACGGGAAGGAGCCAGGATAATGCTGAAAGAGGTTCCTGATCCCCAGCGGTTCGGAGTGCCTGTTTTTGAAGGAGACAGGATTGTTGGCATCGAAGAGAAGCCGTCAGTTCCAAAATCTTCTTATGCCGTTATTGGCATTTATATGTATGACAGCAGGGTTTTTGATTTTATAAAGACGCTGAAGCCATCGGAGAGGGGAGAGCTGGAAATTACGGATGTTAACAACTTCTATATCAGGGAAGGAAAAATGATGTGGGATATCCTTGATGGCTGGTGGAGTGACGCCGGGACATTCGAATCCCTTCGATATGCGGGGAATATGGTGGCAGAGACGGGGGCGAACAAACTGTGA
- a CDS encoding helix-turn-helix domain-containing protein, producing the protein MDKRDHASSLPLEDIIGEELEDIVTLLCSTGTEKSRLYEDILSMVERGLIKIALKRSSNVKITTADFLGMNRNTLHKKIDKLGIDCRKIRK; encoded by the coding sequence ATGGACAAAAGAGATCATGCATCTTCATTACCATTAGAAGATATTATTGGGGAGGAACTCGAAGATATCGTCACCCTGCTCTGTTCGACCGGCACAGAGAAGAGCAGATTGTACGAGGATATATTATCTATGGTAGAAAGGGGCTTGATTAAAATTGCCTTGAAACGTTCCAGTAACGTGAAGATTACTACTGCAGATTTTCTCGGGATGAACAGAAATACTCTCCACAAAAAGATTGACAAGCTCGGGATCGACTGCCGGAAAATCCGAAAATGA